One window of Anaerolineales bacterium genomic DNA carries:
- a CDS encoding DUF4260 domain-containing protein has translation MKSLLKLEELLMFALALFLFSRLDAFWGLFALLFLAPDLSMLGYLINPRFGAWTYNLIHHKGLGITLYALGVLLVTPWLTFTGILLFAHSSLDRVFGYGLKHEDAFQNTHLGKIGNPNR, from the coding sequence ATGAAATCCCTTCTTAAGCTTGAAGAATTACTGATGTTTGCCCTCGCCCTCTTTCTTTTTTCGAGATTGGACGCCTTTTGGGGACTTTTCGCCCTCCTCTTTCTTGCTCCCGATCTGAGCATGCTCGGCTACCTGATCAACCCCCGCTTCGGCGCGTGGACCTATAACCTGATCCACCACAAAGGGCTTGGGATTACGCTCTATGCCTTGGGTGTCCTACTTGTTACTCCCTGGCTGACCTTTACCGGCATTCTGCTTTTCGCCCACTCCAGCCTTGACCGGGTCTTCGGCTACGGCTTGAAGCACGAAGACGCCTTTCAAAATACGCATCTGGGCAAGATCGGAAACCCAAATAGGTGA
- a CDS encoding ABC transporter permease, whose protein sequence is MTDLTKHEPHTVYIKPSKGLAALNLSDLLRYRELIFFMVWRDVKVKYKQTLLGMAWAVVQPVMTMLVFTFLFDRVAKLPTEGVPYPVFSFTALLPWGLFVTALNQGSRSLVAHQNMVTKIYFPRLILPTASVFAGMVDFLIAFVILVILMFYYQVTPAWHLVWTLPLFLLLAIITALGVALWLSAINVQYRDVNQALPFLTQFWLFATPVAYSASVISERWQLAYSLNPMAGVVNGFRWALLGVGNGPDAALWVSIGISVLIFVSGLFYFRSMEKTFADTI, encoded by the coding sequence ATGACCGACCTTACCAAACACGAACCCCACACCGTTTATATCAAACCGTCCAAAGGTCTGGCGGCGTTAAACCTTAGTGACCTGTTGCGCTACCGCGAATTGATTTTCTTCATGGTCTGGCGCGACGTGAAGGTGAAATACAAACAGACCTTGCTCGGTATGGCGTGGGCTGTCGTTCAACCAGTCATGACCATGCTGGTCTTCACCTTTCTCTTCGACCGTGTTGCCAAATTACCGACCGAGGGCGTTCCGTATCCCGTCTTTTCGTTCACTGCATTGTTGCCGTGGGGTTTGTTCGTGACCGCGCTCAATCAAGGCAGCCGTTCGCTCGTCGCGCATCAAAACATGGTGACGAAGATATATTTCCCGCGCCTCATTCTTCCCACCGCTTCGGTCTTCGCAGGGATGGTGGATTTTCTCATCGCCTTCGTCATCCTAGTGATTTTGATGTTCTACTATCAAGTTACCCCCGCCTGGCATCTCGTCTGGACTCTGCCGCTCTTCCTTCTGCTTGCCATCATCACCGCGCTGGGAGTCGCCCTCTGGCTTTCAGCGATCAACGTCCAGTATCGGGATGTGAACCAAGCCCTCCCGTTTCTGACTCAGTTTTGGCTGTTCGCCACACCTGTGGCTTATTCCGCCTCTGTGATCTCGGAGAGGTGGCAACTCGCCTACTCGCTTAATCCGATGGCGGGCGTGGTCAACGGATTCCGCTGGGCGCTGCTCGGCGTCGGCAACGGACCGGACGCCGCGCTCTGGGTCTCAATTGGGATTTCGGTTTTGATCTTCGTTTCAGGTCTGTTCTATTTCAGAAGCATGGAAAAGACCTTTGCGGATACGATATAA
- a CDS encoding four helix bundle protein, with the protein MAMIQKFEDIQAWQEARVLVKMIYKLTNKDNFSKDFGMRDQIRRAAVSVMNNIAEGFDCESRAEFARFLGIARRSAVEVQSLLYAALDVEYIDQSEFDTHYEQARKAKALVGGFKRSLTK; encoded by the coding sequence ATGGCGATGATCCAGAAATTTGAAGATATACAAGCCTGGCAAGAAGCACGGGTACTTGTGAAGATGATTTATAAACTGACAAACAAAGATAATTTTTCGAAAGATTTTGGAATGAGAGATCAGATCAGGCGAGCAGCCGTTTCAGTGATGAATAATATTGCCGAAGGTTTTGATTGTGAATCCAGGGCTGAGTTTGCCCGTTTTCTTGGTATTGCCAGACGCTCTGCTGTGGAAGTGCAATCCTTGCTTTATGCGGCATTGGATGTAGAGTACATTGACCAAAGTGAGTTTGATACACATTACGAACAAGCACGAAAAGCCAAAGCGCTTGTTGGTGGTTTCAAACGTTCGCTCACAAAATAA
- a CDS encoding ABC transporter ATP-binding protein: MTTAISVHNLGKQYKIGAAETKFRYNMLRDVIVDTVSAPIRLAKAMIGKSDRRMNQNYVWALKDVSFDLEEGKVLGIVGRNGAGKSTLLKILSRVTEPTTGTVTVRGRVGSLLEVGTGFHPELTGRENIYMNGAILGMKRAEIDAKFDEIVDFSEVSQFIDTPVKRYSSGMYLRLAFAVAAHLEPEILVVDEVLAVGDAEFQKKCLGKMGDVAQQGRTVLFVSHNMSAILRLTQEAIVLNKGQLIMRAPSQEAVDFYLSSGQSQAGERVWEADEIPAASAPFTPTSLKVKERGGKVVDTIRSTESVTVEFEYKLSSPVTGLRVGLYVSTMRGEYVFTSFDTDTPELYEKFDSRNVGHYISRAELPADIFNEGRYTVGVNASSFGVKRYFMDENALAFNVDISGAPGTQWGEPRVGPVRPRLNWKIEKIA, encoded by the coding sequence ATGACCACAGCAATCAGCGTACACAACCTCGGCAAGCAATATAAGATCGGCGCTGCGGAGACGAAGTTCCGCTATAACATGCTGCGTGATGTGATCGTGGATACAGTCTCGGCGCCCATTCGTCTGGCGAAGGCGATGATCGGCAAATCCGACCGCCGCATGAACCAGAATTACGTCTGGGCGTTGAAGGATGTCTCTTTTGATTTGGAAGAAGGCAAAGTGCTCGGCATCGTGGGGCGCAACGGCGCGGGCAAATCCACGTTGTTGAAGATTCTCTCGCGCGTCACCGAGCCGACGACGGGAACCGTCACCGTGCGCGGACGGGTCGGCTCGCTGCTCGAAGTGGGGACGGGCTTCCATCCCGAATTGACAGGACGCGAGAACATTTACATGAACGGCGCGATTTTAGGAATGAAACGAGCGGAGATCGATGCCAAGTTCGATGAGATCGTTGATTTCTCCGAAGTCAGCCAGTTCATTGATACACCCGTCAAAAGATATTCATCCGGGATGTACCTGCGACTCGCGTTTGCGGTTGCAGCTCACCTTGAACCTGAGATTTTGGTGGTGGATGAAGTGCTTGCCGTCGGCGACGCCGAATTCCAGAAGAAATGTCTCGGCAAGATGGGTGACGTTGCCCAACAGGGACGCACGGTTTTATTCGTCAGCCATAACATGTCTGCGATTTTGAGATTGACTCAAGAAGCGATCGTGTTGAACAAAGGTCAACTCATCATGCGCGCGCCTTCGCAAGAAGCGGTGGACTTCTATCTTTCCTCGGGACAGTCGCAAGCCGGGGAGCGGGTTTGGGAGGCAGATGAGATACCAGCGGCGAGTGCGCCATTTACGCCGACCAGCCTCAAAGTCAAAGAAAGAGGCGGAAAGGTCGTGGATACGATCCGGTCCACAGAATCGGTCACAGTCGAGTTTGAATATAAATTATCCTCGCCTGTCACCGGCTTGCGGGTTGGTTTGTACGTCAGCACCATGCGCGGCGAGTATGTCTTCACGTCGTTCGATACCGATACGCCTGAGCTGTACGAAAAATTTGACTCGCGCAATGTCGGTCATTACATCAGCCGCGCGGAATTGCCCGCGGATATTTTCAACGAAGGTCGTTACACCGTGGGCGTGAATGCCAGCTCGTTCGGCGTGAAGCGTTATTTCATGGATGAGAACGCACTGGCGTTCAACGTGGATATTTCCGGCGCGCCCGGCACGCAATGGGGCGAGCCGCGTGTGGGTCCGGTGCGACCGCGATTGAATTGGAAGATCGAGAAGATTGCGTAG
- the pseB gene encoding UDP-N-acetylglucosamine 4,6-dehydratase (inverting), translated as MDWKNQVVLVTGGTGSFGKKFTKILLEEQQPKKVIIFSRDELKQHQMQVGGFNDERLRYFIGDVRDRERLVRAMHGVDVVVHAAALKQVPACEYNPMEAIKTNIMGTANVVEAALDAGVMKVLTVSTDKAVSPANLYGATKLAAEKLTIQSNAYAGGSATRFSCVRYGNVVGSRGSVVPLFLKQRSNGKVTITDERMTRFWLSLEQGVRFVIHCIEQMEGGEVFVPKIPSTKVTDLARAIAPDAKLEIIGIRPGEKLHEMLISEDEARHTIEVEKMFVVQPAEATWFGYSWQDRGKILKEGFSYSSDNNSEWLDVEGIKKYIAPFEELFLQGKLEG; from the coding sequence ATGGATTGGAAAAATCAAGTCGTACTCGTCACCGGCGGGACCGGTTCCTTTGGCAAGAAATTTACGAAGATCCTGCTCGAAGAACAACAGCCCAAGAAGGTCATCATCTTCAGCCGCGATGAATTGAAACAGCATCAGATGCAGGTCGGCGGATTCAATGACGAACGCCTGCGCTATTTCATCGGTGACGTGCGCGACCGCGAGAGACTCGTCCGCGCGATGCATGGGGTGGACGTGGTCGTCCATGCCGCCGCGCTCAAACAGGTCCCTGCCTGTGAGTACAACCCGATGGAGGCAATCAAGACCAACATCATGGGCACGGCAAATGTGGTCGAAGCCGCGCTCGATGCAGGCGTGATGAAAGTTCTCACTGTCAGCACCGATAAAGCCGTCAGCCCGGCGAATTTATATGGAGCCACAAAACTCGCGGCGGAGAAATTAACGATCCAGAGTAATGCCTATGCCGGGGGCTCGGCAACCCGCTTCTCCTGCGTCCGATACGGGAATGTCGTCGGCTCTCGCGGCTCGGTGGTGCCGTTATTCCTCAAGCAGCGCTCCAACGGCAAGGTGACCATTACCGACGAACGCATGACGCGCTTCTGGCTTTCATTGGAACAGGGCGTCCGTTTCGTCATCCATTGCATCGAGCAGATGGAAGGAGGCGAGGTCTTCGTCCCCAAGATCCCCAGCACCAAAGTGACCGACCTTGCGCGCGCCATCGCCCCGGATGCGAAACTGGAGATCATCGGCATTCGACCCGGCGAGAAACTGCACGAAATGCTCATCTCGGAGGATGAGGCGCGGCATACCATCGAGGTGGAGAAAATGTTCGTCGTCCAGCCTGCTGAGGCAACCTGGTTCGGGTATTCCTGGCAGGATAGGGGTAAAATTCTCAAGGAAGGTTTTTCATACTCCAGCGACAACAACAGCGAATGGCTCGACGTGGAAGGAATCAAGAAGTACATCGCCCCCTTTGAGGAATTGTTCCTTCAGGGAAAATTGGAAGGATAA
- a CDS encoding SDR family oxidoreductase, with the protein MKLLLTGVSGLLGINFAQEMMNEHQVIGVDRGKLVNAPFKVLKYDLLEKDSVESILDAAQADWVVNCAALADLDVCEEEPDLAKQLNTDLPRRFARACKIRNIPFAHISTDAVFDGQKDGYYSEEDPPSPVGVYSKTKLDGEWAALTENPKAIVARVNFYGWSLNGRRSLAEFFFNNLSNNKSMSGFTDVIFCPMLVNDTARTLVEMLKRELKGLYHLVGPQAMSKYQFGVELARRFHMRESDITPKSVNFSGLIAKRSNNLWLSTRKLSTDLGEDLPDFSTGLEEFYAQHEQGYPQKIRSYQQP; encoded by the coding sequence ATGAAACTTCTACTCACCGGCGTCAGCGGATTGCTCGGCATCAACTTCGCGCAGGAGATGATGAATGAGCATCAGGTCATCGGCGTGGACCGCGGCAAACTGGTCAACGCGCCGTTCAAGGTTCTGAAATACGACCTGCTCGAAAAGGATTCGGTGGAGTCGATCCTCGATGCCGCCCAAGCCGACTGGGTTGTCAACTGTGCGGCTCTCGCAGACCTCGATGTCTGCGAAGAAGAGCCGGACCTCGCCAAACAGCTCAACACCGACCTCCCACGCCGATTCGCGCGCGCCTGCAAAATTCGGAATATCCCTTTCGCCCACATCTCAACCGATGCCGTTTTCGACGGGCAAAAGGACGGCTACTACAGCGAGGAAGACCCGCCCAGTCCGGTTGGGGTGTATTCCAAGACCAAGCTCGACGGCGAATGGGCGGCATTGACTGAGAACCCCAAAGCCATCGTGGCGCGCGTCAACTTTTACGGCTGGAGCTTGAACGGCCGGCGCAGTCTCGCCGAGTTCTTCTTCAACAATCTCTCGAACAACAAAAGCATGAGCGGCTTCACCGACGTCATCTTTTGCCCGATGTTGGTGAACGATACCGCCCGAACTCTCGTCGAGATGTTGAAGCGCGAGTTAAAGGGTTTGTATCATCTTGTCGGTCCGCAAGCCATGAGCAAGTACCAGTTCGGGGTCGAGCTCGCGCGGCGTTTCCACATGCGCGAAAGCGACATAACCCCAAAGTCCGTCAACTTTTCCGGTCTTATCGCCAAACGTTCCAACAATTTATGGCTTTCCACCCGCAAGTTATCCACAGACCTGGGCGAGGATTTACCCGATTTCTCCACAGGTTTGGAGGAGTTTTACGCACAACACGAACAGGGTTATCCACAGAAAATCCGCAGTTATCAACAGCCATAA
- a CDS encoding GDP-L-fucose synthase has product MAENFWKDKKVIVTGGAGFLGSFVIEKLKQRGATDIFIPRIENYNLVDPNDIRRLYADTLKGVDPKNVVIIHLAANVGGIGANREHPAEFFYDNLMMGVELMHQAYKNGIGKFVAIGTVCAYPKFTPVPFKEDDLWIGYPEETNAPYGLAKKMMLVQAQAYRQQYGFNAIFLLPVNLYGPRDNFNLQTSHVIPALIRKAIEAKDRGDKELPAWGDGSPTREFLYVEDAADGIITAAEKYNGDQPVNLGSGYEISIKDLTEMVAKLTDFQGKIVWQTDKPNGQPRRGLDVSRAKELFGWSAQVPFEEGMKRTVEWFKANQDKIK; this is encoded by the coding sequence ATGGCAGAAAATTTCTGGAAAGATAAAAAAGTGATCGTCACCGGCGGAGCGGGCTTTCTTGGCTCGTTCGTTATTGAAAAATTGAAGCAGCGCGGCGCGACGGATATCTTCATTCCACGCATCGAGAACTACAACCTCGTCGACCCAAATGACATCAGGCGTCTTTATGCTGATACGCTCAAAGGTGTGGACCCGAAGAACGTCGTCATCATTCATCTCGCCGCCAATGTGGGCGGCATCGGCGCGAATCGCGAACATCCCGCCGAGTTTTTCTACGACAACCTGATGATGGGCGTTGAACTGATGCACCAGGCATATAAGAACGGCATTGGCAAATTCGTCGCCATCGGGACGGTCTGCGCCTATCCCAAGTTCACGCCGGTTCCGTTCAAGGAAGATGACTTGTGGATCGGCTACCCCGAAGAGACGAATGCTCCCTACGGCCTTGCCAAGAAGATGATGCTTGTGCAAGCTCAGGCATATCGCCAGCAATATGGCTTCAACGCCATCTTCCTTTTACCGGTGAATCTCTACGGTCCGCGCGACAACTTCAATTTGCAGACCTCGCATGTCATTCCCGCCCTCATCCGCAAGGCGATTGAAGCCAAGGACCGCGGCGACAAGGAACTTCCCGCTTGGGGTGACGGTTCCCCCACGCGCGAATTTTTGTATGTGGAAGACGCAGCGGATGGAATCATCACCGCCGCAGAAAAATACAACGGCGACCAGCCTGTAAACCTCGGCTCCGGTTACGAGATTTCCATCAAGGACCTGACCGAGATGGTTGCGAAGTTAACCGACTTCCAGGGCAAGATCGTCTGGCAGACAGACAAGCCCAACGGTCAGCCTCGCCGCGGATTGGACGTGAGTCGCGCAAAGGAACTCTTCGGCTGGAGCGCGCAAGTTCCGTTCGAAGAGGGCATGAAGCGCACAGTCGAGTGGTTCAAGGCGAATCAAGACAAAATAAAATAA
- a CDS encoding class I SAM-dependent methyltransferase, with the protein MTNDTKQKVREFYDDIGWMQEDDGHYQNARYEDLRPVSREYIHKTRLRVMNGLVPTGRFILDAGSGPVQYEEYKTYSAGYEKRVCLDISIQAVREARTRIGDHGLFVVGDLANLPFKKDSFDGAVSMHAIHHLALPEHPKAYAEIHRVLAPGRTAAIVNGWHNPLLIRMAEPLIGLMRKMSGRSEKKKKEWLSEEDPAGTFVQKMTPEWLKKEVGSKMTIDIRPWRSMSTRIMRWFVRPFGGRTFLRFVFWLEGVFPKFFAENGQYPLIVIHK; encoded by the coding sequence ATGACCAACGACACCAAACAAAAAGTCCGCGAGTTTTATGATGATATCGGCTGGATGCAGGAGGACGACGGGCATTACCAGAATGCCCGTTATGAAGACTTACGCCCGGTCTCGCGCGAATACATCCACAAGACGCGCCTGCGCGTGATGAATGGACTCGTCCCTACCGGTCGCTTCATTCTCGACGCCGGGTCTGGTCCCGTCCAATATGAAGAGTACAAGACCTATTCCGCAGGCTACGAAAAACGCGTCTGTTTGGATATTTCCATTCAGGCGGTACGCGAGGCGCGGACGCGCATTGGTGACCACGGTCTGTTCGTCGTTGGTGACTTGGCGAATCTGCCCTTCAAGAAAGATTCTTTCGACGGCGCGGTTTCGATGCACGCCATCCATCACCTCGCTTTACCTGAACATCCCAAAGCCTATGCCGAGATCCACCGTGTCCTTGCGCCGGGACGGACGGCTGCCATCGTCAACGGCTGGCACAATCCGCTTCTGATCCGCATGGCAGAGCCGCTGATCGGGTTGATGCGCAAGATGTCCGGACGTTCCGAGAAGAAAAAGAAGGAATGGCTGAGCGAAGAAGACCCCGCCGGGACGTTCGTCCAAAAGATGACGCCGGAATGGTTGAAGAAAGAGGTCGGTTCGAAGATGACCATCGATATCAGACCGTGGCGCAGCATGAGCACCCGCATCATGCGCTGGTTCGTGCGCCCCTTCGGCGGGCGGACCTTCCTGCGATTTGTCTTCTGGCTGGAAGGCGTCTTTCCGAAGTTCTTCGCCGAGAATGGGCAGTATCCGTTGATCGTAATTCATAAATAG
- a CDS encoding N-acetylneuraminate synthase family protein: MEFKINNHTIGLNHPTYFIADIAANHDGDLDRAKKLIKLAKEAGADAAKFQHFQAPKIVSDYGFTHMNSKVSHQATWKKSVTEVYAAASVSQSWTPILKEECDKVGIDFFTSPYDYDSIEHVNPYIPAFKAGSGEIDWIEALEHMASKGKPMIIACGAADIADVQRAVHAILKINKQLCLMQCNTNYTASPDNYDHLHINTLKTFTAMFPDVVLGLSDHTHALAPVLGAVTLGARMIERHFTDSNDREGPDHKFAMNPANWAKMVEETRLLERSFGSPDKIIAANEQETKVVQRRCLRAARDIKAGETFTRDMIDVLRPATPGAVKPHELEKVIGTKALVDMPKGKELRWTELGA; encoded by the coding sequence ATGGAATTCAAGATCAACAACCACACCATCGGCTTGAACCATCCCACCTACTTCATCGCCGACATCGCCGCGAACCACGACGGCGACCTCGATCGGGCGAAGAAACTGATCAAACTCGCCAAAGAAGCCGGGGCGGATGCCGCCAAATTCCAGCATTTTCAAGCGCCTAAGATCGTCTCGGATTACGGCTTCACTCACATGAATTCCAAGGTCAGCCATCAAGCCACGTGGAAGAAATCGGTGACCGAAGTTTATGCCGCCGCTTCCGTCTCCCAGAGTTGGACGCCCATCCTCAAAGAGGAATGCGACAAGGTCGGCATTGACTTTTTCACCTCACCCTATGATTACGATTCCATTGAGCATGTCAATCCGTATATCCCAGCCTTCAAGGCGGGTTCCGGCGAAATTGACTGGATCGAGGCGCTTGAACACATGGCATCCAAGGGCAAGCCGATGATCATTGCCTGCGGCGCAGCGGATATCGCCGACGTTCAGCGCGCGGTCCACGCCATACTCAAGATCAACAAGCAACTGTGCCTCATGCAGTGCAATACCAATTACACCGCCAGCCCCGATAACTACGACCACCTGCACATCAACACGCTCAAAACCTTTACCGCCATGTTTCCTGATGTGGTTCTTGGTCTGTCCGATCACACCCATGCCCTTGCACCAGTTCTCGGCGCGGTGACTTTGGGTGCGCGCATGATCGAACGCCACTTCACCGACAGTAACGACCGCGAAGGTCCCGACCACAAGTTTGCGATGAACCCCGCCAACTGGGCAAAAATGGTCGAAGAGACCCGCCTGCTCGAACGCTCGTTTGGCAGTCCCGATAAAATCATCGCCGCCAATGAGCAGGAGACCAAGGTCGTGCAACGCCGCTGTCTGCGAGCCGCGCGCGACATCAAAGCCGGTGAAACCTTCACCCGCGACATGATCGATGTCCTGCGTCCCGCCACACCGGGAGCGGTCAAACCGCATGAACTAGAAAAAGTCATCGGTACAAAGGCATTGGTTGATATGCCCAAAGGCAAAGAATTGCGCTGGACAGAGTTGGGTGCGTAG
- a CDS encoding AAC(3) family N-acetyltransferase, with amino-acid sequence MLSKKDLLGGFGQLNLKEGETIIVHTSYKSLGGVEGGADTVIDVMCELVGKTGTVLFPAFNFQSWTETHYFDVMESPSKMGMITEIARLRPNALRTPHPIYSFSALGARAKEFSKTEDVEAYGPNSAFALFHKINGTIVSIGLDFNSTFSMHHYIEYNVGCNYRRVKEFSGIYVGYDRKPQIKMYSMFVRNDERVKTYINPGMNELLAAGVIKEVQVGEAKIHFATANDFYDNMSIIVREHPEKLHYIEEAKY; translated from the coding sequence ATGTTAAGTAAGAAGGATTTGCTGGGTGGTTTTGGTCAACTCAACCTGAAAGAGGGCGAGACGATCATTGTGCATACGTCGTATAAATCGCTGGGCGGGGTGGAGGGCGGCGCGGACACGGTCATCGATGTGATGTGCGAACTGGTCGGTAAAACCGGAACGGTATTATTCCCTGCGTTCAATTTTCAATCGTGGACGGAGACGCATTATTTCGATGTCATGGAGAGTCCTTCGAAGATGGGGATGATCACCGAGATTGCGCGGTTGAGGCCGAATGCGTTGCGTACGCCGCACCCGATCTACAGTTTTTCCGCGCTTGGGGCGAGGGCGAAGGAATTTTCCAAAACCGAAGATGTGGAAGCCTACGGACCGAACTCGGCGTTTGCGTTATTTCACAAGATCAATGGCACAATTGTGAGCATTGGTTTGGATTTCAATAGCACGTTCTCGATGCATCATTACATCGAATACAACGTCGGCTGCAATTACCGGCGCGTAAAGGAGTTTTCCGGAATTTATGTCGGTTATGACCGCAAGCCGCAGATCAAAATGTATTCGATGTTCGTCCGCAATGACGAGCGCGTGAAGACCTACATCAACCCGGGCATGAACGAATTGCTGGCGGCGGGTGTCATCAAGGAAGTGCAGGTCGGTGAGGCAAAGATCCATTTTGCAACGGCGAATGATTTTTACGATAATATGTCGATTATCGTGCGCGAGCACCCTGAAAAGTTGCATTACATCGAAGAGGCGAAGTATTAG
- a CDS encoding glycosyltransferase family 4 protein, producing the protein MKIIYFSLGYSTHDYRFLKAISDGGHEVYFVQLEGNQRQVESRPVPENVNQVIWKGGREPFTWSKLPSLVVDFKRLLRDLKPDLVHAGPIQTCAFIATLSGFHPILTMSWGFDLMDDVHKNKWMEWVTHYVLRRTDFFTSDANVTRDKAATYGMDPGKTVVIPWGVDLDHFRMKKAEGKLDQEGFVLFCNRAWEPRYGVDVLARAFVEVARRREDIRLIFLGGGSQGANIRKILQSGGVEEYVTFGGQISQTELPRWYHMADLYISPSHVDGSSVSLMEALACGLPCLVSDIPANKEWVVEDENGWFFRDGDADHLAEKIRAAMNQREKLPGIGEAARRSAERRADWKKNAAVLMNVYRSLGEEHVK; encoded by the coding sequence ATGAAGATTATTTATTTCTCCCTCGGCTACTCCACCCACGATTATCGTTTTCTCAAAGCCATCTCCGATGGCGGGCACGAGGTTTATTTTGTGCAACTTGAAGGCAATCAGCGACAGGTCGAAAGCCGCCCTGTTCCTGAAAATGTGAATCAAGTCATTTGGAAAGGCGGACGCGAACCGTTTACGTGGAGCAAACTCCCCTCATTGGTGGTGGATTTCAAACGCCTCTTGCGGGACCTCAAACCTGACCTCGTCCATGCGGGACCGATTCAGACCTGCGCGTTTATCGCCACCCTGAGCGGATTCCATCCCATCCTCACCATGTCCTGGGGTTTCGACTTGATGGACGATGTTCACAAAAACAAGTGGATGGAATGGGTCACGCATTACGTATTGCGCCGCACAGATTTTTTCACCAGTGACGCCAACGTAACGCGGGATAAAGCAGCCACCTACGGCATGGACCCTGGAAAGACGGTTGTCATTCCCTGGGGTGTGGATCTTGATCATTTCAGAATGAAGAAGGCAGAAGGCAAATTGGATCAAGAAGGGTTTGTGCTTTTCTGTAACCGCGCATGGGAGCCACGCTATGGCGTGGATGTGTTGGCGCGCGCATTTGTGGAAGTTGCACGGCGCCGCGAAGACATCCGCTTGATCTTTTTGGGCGGCGGTTCGCAGGGAGCAAATATCCGTAAAATTTTACAGAGCGGCGGCGTGGAGGAATACGTCACCTTCGGCGGGCAGATTTCGCAGACAGAGCTTCCGCGCTGGTATCATATGGCGGATTTGTACATCTCGCCTTCGCATGTTGACGGTTCGTCCGTGTCATTGATGGAAGCGCTGGCGTGCGGGCTGCCCTGTTTGGTTTCGGATATCCCCGCAAATAAAGAATGGGTGGTGGAGGACGAAAACGGCTGGTTTTTCCGCGATGGGGATGCGGATCATCTTGCGGAGAAGATCCGCGCGGCGATGAATCAGCGTGAGAAACTGCCGGGGATCGGCGAAGCAGCCCGCAGGTCCGCGGAGAGGCGCGCGGATTGGAAAAAGAATGCCGCGGTTTTGATGAATGTCTATCGAAGTCTTGGAGAAGAACATGTTAAGTAA